From the Leptolyngbya sp. O-77 genome, one window contains:
- a CDS encoding DUF4112 domain-containing protein: MSRQRDSRALADASALQRIRTLAYLLDNAIPIPGTRYRIGLDPIMGLIPGGGDVVGLFLSAYLVLECLRFRLPTETLFRMVGNLALDSILGLLPGMGDFFDAVWKSNARNLALLEAHLANPAQREAADRQTVALIAIAVVAIVGGISLLMASLLRALLAALTAVG, encoded by the coding sequence ATGTCACGCCAGCGAGACTCTCGCGCCCTTGCCGATGCCAGCGCTCTCCAGCGCATTCGCACCCTGGCCTATCTGCTGGATAACGCGATTCCCATCCCCGGAACGCGCTATCGCATTGGGCTAGACCCGATCATGGGACTGATTCCGGGGGGCGGCGACGTGGTGGGGCTATTTTTGTCAGCCTATCTGGTACTGGAGTGTCTGCGGTTTCGCCTGCCCACGGAAACGCTGTTCCGCATGGTGGGAAACCTCGCCCTAGACAGTATTTTGGGGCTGCTGCCAGGGATGGGCGATTTTTTTGATGCGGTGTGGAAAAGCAACGCCCGCAACCTGGCCCTGCTGGAGGCGCACCTGGCCAACCCCGCCCAGCGTGAGGCAGCCGATCGCCAAACCGTGGCCCTGATTGCGATCGCCGTTGTTGCCATTGTGGGCGGTATTTCGCTGCTGATGGCCTCGCTGCTGAGGGCGCTGCTGGCCGCACTGACGGCCGTGGGCTAG
- a CDS encoding PHP domain-containing protein → MSFVGLHIHSDYSLLDGASQLDQLIDRAIELGMPAIALTDHGVMYGAIEILKVCKKRDNAVKPIIGNEMYVINGDITKQERRPPLPTRSSSPKTPKATRISSS, encoded by the coding sequence ATGTCTTTTGTCGGCCTGCACATCCACAGCGACTACAGCCTGTTAGACGGCGCGAGTCAGCTCGACCAGCTCATCGATCGGGCGATTGAGCTAGGAATGCCAGCGATCGCCCTGACGGATCACGGCGTGATGTACGGCGCGATCGAAATCCTCAAGGTGTGCAAGAAGCGCGACAACGCCGTCAAGCCCATCATCGGCAACGAGATGTACGTGATCAACGGCGACATCACCAAGCAGGAGCGTCGCCCCCCGCTACCCACCAGGTCGTCCTCGCCAAAAACACCCAAGGCTACAAGAATCTCGTCAAGCTGA
- a CDS encoding Uma2 family endonuclease, producing the protein MVSTAPQFSVPRSALSGERRVTIHQLNWQGYQQIQQALGERRSPRLTYDHGTLELTMPLEEHESFAEWIGLFIRILVEEFGLKIKSIGSTTLEYPNQARSAEPDNAYYIQNQGRVTGRRINFEQDPPPDLVVEVDITHTDIDKNRLYASIGVPEFWRFNGQVLKIYQLQAQVYVEVENSPTFPTVPKEKLYDFLQQASCDEVEASRALRSWIHQMRESS; encoded by the coding sequence ATGGTCAGCACTGCTCCCCAATTCTCGGTCCCGCGATCGGCGCTCTCTGGAGAGCGCCGCGTCACGATTCATCAGCTCAACTGGCAAGGCTATCAGCAGATTCAACAGGCCCTGGGAGAGCGGCGATCGCCCCGGCTGACCTACGACCACGGCACGCTAGAGCTAACTATGCCCCTGGAAGAACACGAGAGTTTTGCAGAGTGGATTGGGCTATTCATTCGGATTTTGGTAGAGGAATTCGGATTGAAAATTAAGTCCATTGGCTCAACAACGCTGGAGTATCCCAACCAAGCGCGCAGCGCCGAACCGGATAATGCTTACTACATTCAAAACCAGGGGCGGGTGACCGGACGACGGATTAATTTTGAGCAAGATCCCCCACCAGACTTAGTGGTAGAAGTCGATATCACGCACACCGATATTGATAAGAATCGCCTCTATGCCAGCATTGGTGTACCAGAGTTTTGGCGCTTTAATGGTCAAGTTTTGAAGATTTATCAACTCCAGGCACAAGTCTATGTAGAAGTAGAAAATAGTCCCACGTTTCCCACAGTTCCAAAAGAAAAACTCTATGACTTTTTGCAGCAGGCGAGTTGTGATGAAGTCGAAGCGAGTCGTGCCTTAAGAAGCTGGATACACCAGATGCGCGAGTCCTCTTAA
- a CDS encoding OB-fold nucleic acid binding domain-containing protein has translation MVRIISRKSLGTQWVYDIGVERDHNFVLQNSLIASNCFNKSHSTAYGYVTFQTAYLKANYPVEYMAALLTANSDDQDKVQKYISSCTMMGITVEPPDINRSGVDFTPLERSILFGLSAVRNVGAGAIENILQAREADGPFKSLGDLCSRIDPRTVNRRALEALIQCGALDCIETNRRQLMNDLDLVLEWAQSRAKDRAIGQGNLFDMMGSVSEAPGSFEAAPKSPTVEDFPQQERLKLEKELLGFYVSDHPLKNIREAARILAPINLGSLEEQPEGTSISAIAMLTGVKPVVTKKGDRMAIIQLEDLTGHSEAVVFPRTYERIGSLIVQDARLMIWGKVDKRDERSQLIVEDAEPVEDVQLVMVELDAQIAGDIVQQNTLREVILKNRGDEDQCKTPIVAIVAGAHRRELVRLGNQFRVQDCQAAVAALNQAGFRARSTALTSAS, from the coding sequence ATGGTTAGAATTATCAGCCGCAAATCATTAGGCACCCAATGGGTTTACGATATCGGCGTCGAACGCGATCACAATTTTGTGCTGCAAAATAGCCTGATCGCCTCCAATTGCTTCAACAAGTCGCACTCGACGGCCTATGGCTACGTCACCTTTCAGACGGCGTATCTGAAGGCGAATTACCCCGTGGAATACATGGCGGCGCTGCTGACGGCCAACAGCGACGACCAGGACAAGGTGCAGAAGTACATTTCCTCCTGCACGATGATGGGCATCACCGTGGAGCCGCCGGACATCAACCGATCGGGCGTGGACTTTACGCCGCTGGAGCGCAGTATTTTGTTTGGGCTGTCGGCGGTGCGAAACGTGGGCGCAGGGGCGATCGAGAATATTTTGCAGGCGCGAGAGGCGGACGGCCCGTTTAAGTCGCTAGGCGATTTGTGCAGCCGCATCGACCCGCGCACGGTGAACCGGCGAGCGCTGGAGGCGCTGATCCAGTGTGGGGCGTTGGACTGCATCGAGACGAATCGGCGGCAGTTGATGAATGATCTGGATTTGGTGCTGGAGTGGGCGCAGTCGCGGGCGAAGGATCGGGCGATCGGGCAGGGCAACCTGTTCGATATGATGGGCAGCGTCAGCGAAGCGCCGGGAAGCTTCGAGGCGGCTCCCAAATCTCCGACCGTCGAAGACTTTCCGCAGCAGGAGCGGCTCAAGCTTGAAAAAGAACTGCTGGGCTTTTATGTGTCGGATCATCCGCTGAAGAACATTCGAGAAGCGGCGCGAATTCTGGCCCCGATTAACCTGGGCAGCCTGGAAGAGCAGCCAGAAGGGACGAGCATTAGCGCGATCGCCATGCTGACGGGCGTGAAGCCGGTGGTGACGAAAAAGGGCGATCGCATGGCCATCATCCAGCTCGAAGACCTGACGGGGCACTCCGAAGCGGTCGTCTTTCCGCGCACCTATGAGCGCATCGGCAGCCTGATCGTGCAGGATGCGCGGCTGATGATCTGGGGCAAAGTAGACAAGCGCGACGAGCGCAGCCAACTGATTGTCGAGGATGCCGAACCTGTGGAAGACGTTCAGTTGGTGATGGTGGAACTAGACGCACAGATTGCAGGCGACATTGTGCAGCAAAACACCCTGCGCGAGGTCATTCTCAAAAACCGGGGCGACGAAGACCAGTGCAAAACGCCCATCGTGGCGATCGTCGCCGGGGCGCATCGGCGGGAACTCGTGCGGCTGGGCAACCAGTTTCGCGTGCAGGATTGTCAGGCCGCTGTAGCTGCGCTGAACCAAGCCGGCTTCCGCGCCCGCTCAACAGCGTTGACCAGTGCCTCTTAA